From the Bdellovibrio bacteriovorus genome, one window contains:
- a CDS encoding trypsin-like peptidase domain-containing protein, giving the protein MKCLLLRQVSVGVVLAFGFNAYSQSISTEKSKFVFDRKDEKQLLEDETKLVSESEDEYLTSFATGETDLMKEYQAYGGFNGINATKVKCFSKQREIVQKAFENNEEWAVMNVAHELEKKDSNKSLMLYQALAESGNCLIQSHLANAYADGKSFVKKNIKIAYFWSLITNVRKGRGCYSGLEEGLEKKLAKKDIEVIQDLASSWKVGKKAPTASLEASGFVALVPAEKAGPKKKENEKPVIEKMNPLNRAETNVVYKENLDPVKTWQPLHSGKWQGNLSTPLSSIEFFEETSESVWMIIAATSTQSMSIGSAVAVTTNQLITNCHVVKGASKIGIKRGDIVKFAEVVSGDFKADKCIISVKEGNLVPVRGMRKFTDLKVGEEIYTIGSPKGLESTLSQGIVSGLRTDKEARLVQISAPISSGSSGGGVFDKYGNLIAITTFLLKDAQNMNFSISIEDYFEDSK; this is encoded by the coding sequence TGAAGTGTTTACTTTTGAGACAAGTTAGCGTGGGTGTTGTTCTGGCGTTTGGCTTCAATGCCTACTCCCAATCTATTAGCACGGAAAAATCAAAATTTGTCTTTGATCGTAAGGATGAAAAGCAACTTTTGGAAGATGAAACAAAGCTTGTATCTGAATCGGAAGATGAATATCTCACTTCGTTTGCTACAGGTGAGACTGACCTAATGAAAGAATATCAAGCTTATGGTGGTTTCAATGGTATAAATGCCACGAAAGTTAAATGCTTTAGTAAGCAGCGCGAGATAGTTCAGAAGGCTTTCGAAAATAATGAAGAATGGGCCGTGATGAATGTGGCTCATGAGCTAGAGAAGAAAGATTCTAATAAGTCACTGATGTTGTATCAAGCTTTGGCTGAGTCAGGAAATTGCTTGATTCAAAGTCATCTCGCAAATGCATATGCTGATGGAAAAAGCTTTGTAAAAAAGAATATTAAAATAGCATATTTCTGGTCGTTAATAACAAATGTTCGAAAGGGTAGGGGATGTTATAGCGGTTTGGAGGAAGGTCTCGAAAAGAAATTGGCAAAAAAGGATATCGAGGTCATTCAAGATCTTGCCAGCTCCTGGAAGGTTGGTAAGAAGGCTCCAACGGCTTCTCTAGAAGCGAGCGGATTTGTAGCGCTTGTTCCGGCAGAAAAAGCTGGGCCGAAGAAAAAAGAAAATGAAAAACCCGTAATAGAAAAAATGAATCCGTTGAACAGAGCGGAAACAAATGTTGTCTATAAAGAAAATTTAGATCCAGTTAAGACGTGGCAACCTTTACATTCTGGAAAATGGCAAGGAAATCTCAGTACACCACTTTCATCTATAGAGTTCTTCGAAGAAACGTCTGAATCAGTATGGATGATAATAGCTGCCACTTCAACTCAGTCCATGAGCATAGGGTCCGCAGTTGCGGTGACAACAAATCAGCTGATCACTAATTGTCATGTTGTTAAAGGAGCCTCAAAAATCGGAATTAAACGCGGAGACATAGTAAAATTCGCAGAGGTGGTTTCTGGTGATTTTAAGGCCGACAAGTGCATTATTTCAGTTAAAGAAGGAAATTTGGTCCCTGTGCGAGGTATGAGAAAGTTCACCGATTTAAAAGTTGGTGAAGAGATATATACTATCGGTTCGCCGAAAGGACTTGAATCGACTCTAAGTCAAGGAATAGTCTCTGGACTTAGAACAGACAAAGAAGCACGTCTTGTTCAAATTTCAGCGCCAATTTCATCGGGATCTTCTGGTGGTGGGGTTTTTGATAAGTACGGAAATCTCATAGCTATAACTACTTTTTTGCTTAAAGATGCTCAAAACATGAATTTCTCTATTTCAATAGAAGATTACTTTGAAGATTCCAAATAA